Proteins encoded together in one Diabrotica undecimpunctata isolate CICGRU chromosome 3, icDiaUnde3, whole genome shotgun sequence window:
- the LOC140437789 gene encoding EH domain-containing protein 1-like, whose translation MESSETNCVKTNAKNDSLESVKVSAVKSEESVECVDKNAELSVNCTKQEDGVNLEIEKNGHVEESKEKSVTSSDFREENNNNQVQNSAQDVNVTTQDRTANKKLFSVGSEDVNINSMNTSTYSLPDDPIPPVKMKRKKKEKMLKRSNTTLSDVHVGGKMFSWLNKVPEVRPETYDNVIDGLKTIYKNKMLPLEQHYLFNEFHSPSLNDADFDAKPMILLVGQYSTGKTTFIKYLLERDFPGMRIGPEPTTDRFIAVMYSETEGVIPGNALVVDPKKQFRPLSCFGNSFLNRFQCSLVDSSVLKGMSIIDTPGILSGEKQRIDRGYDFTGVLEWFAERVDRIILLFDAHKLDISDEFRRSIEALRGHDDKIRIVLNKADMIDHQQLMRVYGALMWSLGKVLQTPEVVRVYIGSFWDEPLRYDVNRKLFEDETQDLFTDLQSLPKNSALRKLNDLIKRARLAKVHAYIISELKKEMPRFGKETKKRELIKNLSQIYEKIQKEHQISIGDFPEINKMQEQLTKQDFGKFHSLKPKLLDVVNDMLSINISHLMSRIPFDSSSTSQPEVTGGAFENVEDRVTPFGYKSGEGCNAGFGEPEWIVNKERQSYDTIFESLGPVDGRLSGATVKEQLVKSKLPNAILGKIWKLSDVDRDGYLDKDEFALAMHLINVKLNGNEIPFDLPDHLVPPRKKEYANKSTSHSHQSPL comes from the exons ATGGAATCTAGTGAAACTAATTGTGTAAAAACGAATGCGAAGAATGATAGTTTAGAATCGGTTAAAGTGTCTGCAGTTAAGTCAGAAGAAAGTGTAGAATGTGTAGATAAAAATGCGGAATTAAGTGTTAACTGTACAAAGCAAGAGGATGGAGTAAATTTAGAAATAGAGAAAAATGGACATGTTGAAGAAAGCAAAGAAAAATCAGTGACAAGTAGTGATTTTCGCGAAGAAAATAATAACAACCAAGTGCAAAATTCAGCGCAAGATGTGAACGTTACAACCCAAGATCGTAcggcaaataaaaaattgtttagtgTTGGATCTGAGGACGTGAATATTAATTCAATGAATACCAGCACCTACAGTCTTCCCGATGATCCAATTCCACCTGTAAAGATGAAACGAAAAAAGAAAGAGAAGATGTTAAAGAGGAGCAACACTACTTTGTCAGATGTACATGTTGGAGG GAAAATGTTCAGTTGGTTAAATAAAGTGCCGGAGGTACGGCCGGAAACTTATGACAACGTCATCGATGGTCTGAAGACCATCTACAAGAATAAGATGCTGCCGTTGGAGCAGCATTATCTTTTTAACGAGTTCCATTCGCCGTCTTTGAACGACGCTGATTTCGATGCTAAGCCGATGATTCTGTTGGTCGGGCAATACTCCACTGGAAAGACTACGTTCATTAAATATCTGTTGGAAAGAGATTTTCCTGGGATGAGGATAGGACCAGAACCGACTACTGATAG GTTTATTGCTGTGATGTATTCAGAAACTGAAGGTGTCATTCCAGGAAATGCGTTGGTTGTAGATCCAAAAAAGCAATTTCGTCCACTATCCTGTTTCGGAAACTCGTTTCTGAATAGGTTTCAATGTTCCTTAGTCGATTCATCGGTGTTAAAAGGAATGTCAATTATTGACACGCCTGGAATATTATCAG GCGAAAAACAAAGAATAGACAGAGGCTACGACTTTACTGGCGTCCTAGAATGGTTTGCAGAACGTGTCGATCGCATCATCCTCCTTTTTGACGCCCACAAACTCGACATTTCGGATGAATTCCGAAGATCAATTGAAGCTTTGCGAGGCCACGACGATAAAATCAGGATAGTTCTTAATAAGGCAGATATGATAGATCATCAGCAGCTGATGCGTGTTTATGGCGCCCTCATGTGGTCGTTAGGAAAAGTTCTACAAACTCCTGAAGTGGTGAGAGTATATATTGGGTCTTTTTGGGATGAGCCATTGAGGTATGATGTTAATAGGAAATTGTTTGAGGACGAAACGCAAGATCTTTTTACTGACTTGCAAAGTTTGCCCAAGAATTCAGCTCTCCGGAAATTAAACGACTTAATAAAAAGGGCACGTTTGGCAAAGGTTCATGCTTATATAATCTCCGAATTAAAGAAAGAGATGCCTCGTTTTGGTAAAGAAACTAAAAAGAGGGAGCTCATTAAAAACTTATCGCAAATTTATGAAAAAATTCAGAAGGAACACCAAATATCCATTGGAGATTTtccagaaataaataaaatgcaaGAACAACTGACGAAACAAGATTTCGGCAAGTTCCATTCATTAAAACCTAAACTTTTAGATGTAGTCAATGATATGCTTTCCATCAACATATCTCACTTAATGTCCAGGATACCTTTCGACTCGTCATCGACTAGTCAACCAGAAGTTACAGGTGGAGCGTTCGAAAACGTGGAAGACAGAGTCACACCTTTTGGATATAAGAGTGGAGAAGGCTGCAATGCTGGTTTTGGAGAGCCCGAATGGATTGTTAACAAAGAAAGACAATCCTATGACACAATCTTTGAATCATTGGGACCAGTAGATGGCAGACTATCAGGAGCCACTGTGAAAGAACAATTGGTGAAGTCAAAACTACCGAACGCGATACTTGGGAAGATCTGGAAGCTGTCAGATGTTGACCGAGACGGGTATCTGGATAAGGACGAATTTGCTTTAGCTATGCACCTGATAAACGTTAAATTAAACGGGAATGAGATACCTTTTGACCTGCCGGATCATCTAGTACCTCCTAGGAAGAAAGAGTACGCGAATAAATCGACCAGTCACTCTCACCAGTCACCACTTTAA